The following DNA comes from Neovison vison isolate M4711 chromosome 13, ASM_NN_V1, whole genome shotgun sequence.
TTTCACGGGCTGCTCTGGCCCAGCTCTTGAAGCTCGAGGAGCTTCACTTGGATGACAACTCGATATCCACAGTGGGGGTGGAGGACGGGGCCTTCCGGGAGGCTATTAGCCTCAAACTGTTGTTTCTATCCAAGAATCACCTGAGCAGTGTGCCTGTGGGGCTTCCTGTGGATTTGCAAGAGCTGAGAGTGGATGAAAATCGAATCGCTGTCATATCAGACATGGCCTTTCAGAACCTCACGAGTTTGGAGCGTCTGATCGTGGACGGCAACCTCCTGACCAACAAGGGTATTGCTGAGGGCACCTTCAGTCACCTCACCAAGCTCAAGGAATTTTCCATCGTGCGGaattccctctcccacccccctcccgaTCTCCCAGGTACACATCTGATCAAGCTCTACCTGCAGGACAACCAGATCAACCACATCCCTCTGACAGCCTTCTCAAACCTGCGCAAGCTGGAACGGCTGGATATATCCAACAACCAGCTGCGCGTGTTGACTCAAGGGGTCTTTGATAACCTCTCCAACCTGAAGCAGCTCACTGCTCGGAATAACCCCTGGTTTTGTGACTGCAGCATTAAATGGGTCACGGAATGGCTCAGATACATCCCTTCATCTCTCAACGTGCGAGGTTTCATGTGCCAGGGGCCCGAGCAAGTCCGGGGGATGGCCGTCAGGGAGCTGAATATGAATCTTTTATCGTGCCCCACCACGACCCCTGGGCTGCCCGTCTTCACCCCGGCCCCAAGTACAGCCTCTCCAACGACTcagccccccaccctctctgccccaacccccagcaGAAGCGATACCCCCCTGACTCCCACCACCTCCCGACTGCCCACCATTCCTGACTGGGACGGCAGGGAAAGAGCGACCCCGCCAATTTCTGAACGGATCCAGCTCTCTATCCATTTTGTGAACGACACGTCCATTCAAGTcagctggctctctctctttACGGTGATGGCATACAAACTCACATGGGTGAAAATGGGCCACAGTTTGGTGGGCGGCATCGTCCAGGAACGCATCGTCAGCGGTGAGAAGCAGCACTTGAGCCTGGTGAACCTGGAGCCCAGATCCACCTACCGGATTTGTTTGGTGCCCCTGGATGCTTTTAACTACC
Coding sequences within:
- the FLRT2 gene encoding leucine-rich repeat transmembrane protein FLRT2 — protein: MGLQTTQWPNHGAFFLKSWLLISLGLYSQVSEILACPSVCRCDRNFVYCNERSLTSVPLGIPEGVTVLYLHNNQINNAGFPAELHNVRSVHTVYLYGNQLDEFPMNLPKNVRVLHLQENNIQTISRAALAQLLKLEELHLDDNSISTVGVEDGAFREAISLKLLFLSKNHLSSVPVGLPVDLQELRVDENRIAVISDMAFQNLTSLERLIVDGNLLTNKGIAEGTFSHLTKLKEFSIVRNSLSHPPPDLPGTHLIKLYLQDNQINHIPLTAFSNLRKLERLDISNNQLRVLTQGVFDNLSNLKQLTARNNPWFCDCSIKWVTEWLRYIPSSLNVRGFMCQGPEQVRGMAVRELNMNLLSCPTTTPGLPVFTPAPSTASPTTQPPTLSAPTPSRSDTPLTPTTSRLPTIPDWDGRERATPPISERIQLSIHFVNDTSIQVSWLSLFTVMAYKLTWVKMGHSLVGGIVQERIVSGEKQHLSLVNLEPRSTYRICLVPLDAFNYRAVEDTICSEATTHASYLNNGSNTASSHEQTTSHSMGSPFLLAGLIGGAVIFVLVVLLSVFCWHMHKKGRYTSQKWKYNRGRRKDDYCEAGTKKDNSILEMTETSFQIVSLNNDQLLKGDFRLQPIYTPNGGINYTDCHIPNNMRYCNSSVPDLEHCHT